In Ochotona princeps isolate mOchPri1 chromosome 22, mOchPri1.hap1, whole genome shotgun sequence, the following are encoded in one genomic region:
- the MYLK2 gene encoding myosin light chain kinase 2, skeletal/cardiac muscle: protein MATEDVTVELGIQSPSTDKAPEGAAGQVSPAVEKDPVPPDPEKNPRPSDPKKDPDPATLKTDAESPAPEIGDVAPAPPSPSSQGPQGEAGQDGGAAEGSVGQPAALPEQTATAEASEQKLGAKQIPSGHQDPGEPTVGRKAVEDHVAARRGSPAFLHSPSCPAVISSSEKQPPQEPLSEASELIFEGVTPAPTDPGSADAEGAKNELAESHKEAGEKAPGHSGQDGQVKAQEDTASGIEFQAVPSEKPEVGQALGLPTREEDCFQILDDCPPPPAPFPHRIVELRTGNVNSEFSMNSKEALGGGKFGAVCTCTEKATGLKLAAKVIKKQTPKDKEMVKLEIDVMNQLNHRNLIQLYAAIETPHDIILFMEYIEGGELFERIVDEDYQLTEVDTMVFVRQICDGILFMHKMQVLHLDLKPENILCVNTTGHLVKIIDFGLARRYNPNEKLKVNFGTPEFLSPEVVNYDQISDKTDMWSLGVITYMLLSGLSPFLGDDDTETLNNVLSGNWYFDEETFEAVSDEAKDFVSNLIVKEQGARLSAAQCLAHPWLNNLAEKAKRCNRRLKSQILLKKYLMKRRWKKNFIAVSAANRFKKISSSGALMTLGV, encoded by the exons ATGGCGACAGAAGACGTAACAGTGGAGCTGGGAATCCAGAGCCCCTCAACAg ACAAAGCACCTGAAGGTGCTGCAGGTCAAGTGTCCCCGGCTGTGGAGAAAGACCCTGTTCCCCCAGACCCAGAGAAGAACCCTAGGCCCTCAGACCCAAAGAAAGATCCTGATCCAGCCACCCTGAAGACAGACGCCGAAAGCCCTGCTCCAGAAATAGGGGATGTTGCCCCAGCTCCACCATCACCCAGCAGCCAGGGTCCCCAGGGAGAGGCTGGCCAGGACGGGGGAGCTGCAGAAGGCAGTGTTGGGCAGCCAGCGGCCCTGCCCGAGCAGACGGCAACAGCAGAGGCCAGCGAGCAGAAGCTGGGGGCCAAGCAGATCCCCTCGGGCCACCAGGACCCTGGAGAGCCCACAGTGGGCAGGAAGGCGGTAGAGGACCACGTGGCTGCCAGGAGAGGCTCACCTGCATTtctgcacagccccagctgccccgctGTCATCTCAAG CTCTGAGAAGCAGCCCCCCCAGGAACCCCTCAGTGAGGCATCTGAGCTCATCTTTGAAGGGGTGACTCCCGCCCCCACAGATCCCGGGTCAGCCGATGCAGAAGGAGCGAAGAATGAGCTGGCGGAGAGCCATAaggaagcaggagagaaagcCCCAGGCCACTCTGGCCAAGATGGCCAGGTGAAGGCGCAGGAGGACACCGCCAgtgggattgagttccaggctgttCCCTCGGAGAAACCGGAGGTGGGGCAGGCCCTTGGCCTCCCAACCAGAGAGGAGGACTGCTTCCAGATTTTAG ATGACtgcccaccacccccagccccgtTTCCCCACCGCATTGTGGAGCTGAGAACCGGAAATGTCAACAGTGAATTCAGCATGAACTCCAAGGAGGCGCTGGGAGG AGGCAAGTTTGGAGCAGTGTGTACCTGCACAGAGAAAGCCACAGGCCTCAAGCTGGCAGCCAAGGTCATCAAGAAGCAGACCCCCAAAGACAAG GAAATGGTCAAGCTCGAGATTGACGTCATGAATCAGCTGAACCACCGCAACCTGATCCAGCTGTACGCGGCCATCGAGACGCCACACGACATCATCCTGTTCATGGAGTA CATCGAGGGTGGCGAGCTCTTCGAGAGGATCGTGGACGAGGACTACCAGCTCACCGAGGTGGACACCATGGTGTTTGTCAGGCAGATCTGTGATGGGATCCTCTTCATGCACAAGATGCAGGTGCTGCACCTGGACCTCAAG CCAGAGAACATTCTGTGTGTCAACACTACGGGCCACTTGGTGAAGATCATTGACTTTGGCTTGGCACGGAG GTATAACCCCAACGAGAAGCTGAAGGTGAATTTTGGGACCCCAGAGTTCCTGTCGCCCGAGGTGGTGAATTACGACCAAATCTCCGATAAGACAGACATGTGGAGTTTGGGGGTTATCACCTACATGCT GCTGAGCGGCCTCTCTCCTTTCCTGGGAGATGACGACACGGAGACCCTGAACAACGTGCTCTCCGGCAACTGGTACTTTGACGAGGAGACCTTCGAGGCCGTGTCAGACGAGGCCAAAGACTTCGTCTCCAACCTCATCGTCAAGGAGCAGGG GGCCCGGCTGAGCGCTGCCCAGTGCCTCGCCCACCCCTGGCTCAACAACCTGGCGGAGAAAGCCAAGCGCTGTAACCGACGTCTCAAGTCCCAGATCTTGTTGAAGAAATACCTCATGAAGAGGCGCTGGAAG aaAAACTTCATCGCTGTCAGCGCCGCGAACCGCTTCAAGAAAATCAGCAGCTCCGGGGCCCTAATGACTTTGGGGGTGTGA